One window of Novosphingobium sp. P6W genomic DNA carries:
- the murC gene encoding UDP-N-acetylmuramate--L-alanine ligase: protein MKGVGTDIGTIHFVGIGGIGMSGIAEVMHNLGYSVQGSDIAEGYVVEGLRSRGIKVMIGQVAQNVEGVAVVVTSTAVKRDNPEVVYALEHRIPVVRRAEMLAELMRLKNTVAVAGTHGKTTTTSMVAALLDAGGVDPTVINGGIINSYGSNARLGASDWMVVEADESDGSFLRLDGTIAIVTNIDPEHLDHYGSFDRIKESFVEFIENVPFYGAAMLCIDHPEVQAIIPRIRDRRVVTYGFSAQADIRGENVTPIPGGNRFDVALRQRDGTFHRIEGIELPMPGRHNVQNALAAVGVAVEMGCSDSCIQTGFSKFRGVKRRFTNVGEVAVEGGSVTVIDDYGHHPVEIRAVLAAAREGVTNRVIAVVQPHRFTRLRDHMEDFQGAFNDADVVYAAPVYAAGEQPIEGVDSAEMVAGMKARGHRSAQVIAGADALADVLAGTVQAGDMIVCLGAGDITKWAAGLAEAIKVRRAG, encoded by the coding sequence ATGAAGGGCGTCGGCACCGACATCGGGACGATTCACTTCGTCGGCATTGGCGGCATCGGCATGTCCGGCATCGCCGAGGTCATGCACAACCTGGGCTATTCGGTTCAGGGCAGCGACATCGCCGAAGGCTATGTGGTCGAGGGCCTGCGGTCACGCGGGATCAAGGTCATGATCGGGCAGGTGGCGCAGAACGTCGAGGGTGTGGCGGTCGTCGTCACCTCCACGGCGGTAAAGCGCGACAACCCGGAAGTGGTCTACGCTCTCGAACATCGCATTCCCGTGGTCCGCCGCGCCGAGATGCTGGCCGAACTGATGCGCCTCAAGAACACCGTTGCGGTGGCCGGCACTCACGGCAAGACCACCACGACCTCGATGGTCGCCGCGCTGCTTGATGCTGGCGGGGTTGATCCCACCGTCATCAACGGCGGCATCATCAATTCCTACGGCTCGAACGCGCGCCTCGGCGCCTCGGACTGGATGGTGGTCGAGGCCGACGAGAGCGACGGTTCGTTCCTGCGCCTCGACGGCACCATCGCCATCGTCACCAACATCGATCCCGAGCATCTCGATCACTACGGTTCCTTCGACCGGATCAAGGAATCGTTCGTCGAATTCATCGAGAACGTGCCGTTCTACGGCGCGGCGATGCTGTGCATCGACCACCCGGAAGTGCAGGCTATCATCCCCCGGATACGCGACCGCCGCGTGGTGACCTATGGCTTCTCCGCCCAGGCCGACATTCGCGGTGAGAACGTGACCCCGATCCCCGGCGGCAACCGCTTCGACGTGGCCCTGCGCCAGCGCGACGGCACCTTCCACCGGATCGAGGGGATCGAACTGCCGATGCCGGGTCGCCACAACGTCCAGAACGCGCTCGCCGCAGTGGGTGTGGCGGTGGAAATGGGCTGCTCTGATTCCTGCATCCAGACCGGTTTCTCGAAATTCCGGGGCGTGAAGCGGCGCTTCACCAATGTCGGTGAAGTCGCGGTGGAAGGCGGCAGTGTCACCGTGATCGACGACTACGGCCACCACCCGGTCGAAATCCGCGCCGTGCTTGCCGCCGCGCGCGAGGGTGTGACGAACCGGGTGATCGCCGTCGTCCAGCCGCACCGTTTCACGCGCCTGCGCGACCATATGGAAGACTTCCAGGGCGCCTTCAACGACGCCGACGTGGTCTATGCCGCCCCGGTCTACGCGGCGGGCGAACAGCCGATCGAGGGTGTCGACAGCGCCGAGATGGTCGCAGGGATGAAGGCGCGCGGGCACCGTTCCGCGCAGGTCATCGCCGGGGCCGATGCGCTGGCCGATGTGCTGGCAGGCACGGTGCAGGCCGGCGACATGATCGTCTGCCTCGGCGCGGGCGACATCACCAAGTGGGCGGCCGGTCTGGCCGAGGCGATCAAGGTGCGGAGGGCAGGGTGA